In the Sebastes fasciatus isolate fSebFas1 chromosome 20, fSebFas1.pri, whole genome shotgun sequence genome, one interval contains:
- the LOC141758334 gene encoding protein kinase C and casein kinase substrate in neurons protein 3-like — protein MASLPKEPPEDAKRQSFWMPGNYVRTVHRTEQSFQACNDIVACFTERAKVEKQYAQQLSQWSSKWKTIVDSRPLYGSLMRAWQCFFSSAERLSTLHNSISQSLMAEEGGRVKTWQKETFPKRIFCGFRESHDNNTSFSRAQKPWSKKLVKLEKTRVAYHKSCQREQAALDKEKQANENTEMSPEKKQKFTEAREKVTEEKEKSRDNYEKLLEDATSYTPRYMEEMEAIFEASQEEERKRISFLKQAFLSIHRHLDITNNESVKAVYSELHHTLMAIEEQDDLKWWKNHHGPGMPTDWPKIDEWVPPVKKLNRKKREKQLKDSRPVMIGGVKVRAMYDYVGEEGDELSFKAGDVFLKVEEEDDQGWCRGVLTGGKEGFYPANYVEVAE, from the exons ATGGCGAGCCTTCCCAAAGAGCCGCCCGAGGATGCCAAGAGACAGAGCTTCTGGATG CCGGGGAACTATGTGCGTACAGTGCACCGAACAGAGCAGTCCTTCCAGGCCTGCAACGACATTGTGGCCTGCTTCACGGAGAGAGCAAAAGTAGAAAAGCAGTACGCCCAGCAGCTCAGCCAGTGGAGCAGCAAGTGGAAGACCATAGTGGATTCTA GGCCGCTTTATGGCTCCCTCATGAGGGCGTGGCAATGCTTCTTCTCGTCCGCCGAGCGTTTGTCCACCCTCCACAACTCCATCTCGCAGTCGCTCATGGCGGAGGAAGGGGGCCGGGTGAAGACCTGGCAGAAGGAGACATTTCCAAAGAGAATCTTCTGTGGGTTCAGGGAGAGCCACGACAACAACACAAGTTTTTCTCGTGCGCAGAAACCCTGGTCCAAAAAGCTGGTGaag CTGGAGAAGACCCGAGTTGCATATCACAAGTCCTGTCAGAGGGAGCAAGCAGCCCTGGACAAGGAGAAACAAGCAAACGAAAACACTGAGATGAGTCCagagaaaaagcagaaattCACAGAGGCCAGAGAGAAGGtcacagaggagaaagaaaag AGTAGAGACAACTACGAGAAACTGCTAGAGGACGCGACGTCCTACACGCCTCGCTACATGGAGGAGATGGAAGCCATTTTTGAAGCGtcgcaggaggaggagaggaagaggatcaGCTTTCTGAAGCAGGCCTTCCTCTCCATCCACAGACATCTGGACATCACCAACAACGAGAG TGTGAAGGCGGTGTACAGTGAACTCCACCACACTCTGATGGCCATCGAAGAGCAAGACGATCTCAAATGGTGGAAGAATCACCACGGTCCTGGCATGCCCACCGACTGGCCAAAGATTGAT GAATGGGTCCCACCAGTAAAAAAGCTAAatagaaagaagagagaaaagcaacTAAAAGACAGCCGACC TGTGATGATTGGGGGTGTGAAGGTGCGAGCTATGTACGACTACGTGGGAGAGGAGGGCGATGAGCTGTCCTTTAAAGCAG GTGATGTGTTCCTGAAGgtcgaggaggaggacgacCAGGGCTGGTGTCGAGGAGTCCTGACCGGAGGGAAGGAGGGCTTCTATCCAGCAAATTACGTCGAAGTCGCAGAGTGA